The DNA window GTGCAagatttctttcctagaaatggaaaatgatcttaaaaggaaaatcagcATGCATGACAAAATTTTTGTAAATCTGGTGAGCATCTATTGCATTGCAGAGGACAAGGACTACCTGCAAAGTAAACCTATTCATCTTTAAACTTAACCACTAGCCTAAGAATCCATGCAGAATCAGATGTAAATTTAGTGGTGATATGGATGGCATGAATGAAATATGTTCACAAGTGACATCTTGGAAATACTCTTACATGCACTAAAATTTAATACATTATGGAGAATAAAGTATTTTGCACTTTAACAGCCTGATCCAAGTCctgaagacaaaagaaatattcCCATTCACTTGTGTGAATGCTGGACCAGTTTGATACAGAGAAAATAACAGACCGTATGTTTCTGATTCCACTGGTCTTTTGGTGGTGGAGAACAGATACTTCTTTGACTAAGGAAGTACTAGGACTCTCAAAGAGAGCAATTCCTGATTTACTCCATTCTGGGAGGAGAGTGTGACCTGCCCTTGAGTGCATGCTTTCTTAACTCCTTAACACATGGCAGTAAGTAAATCCTGCAGAAAAGCTGCTGAACTTGCACATGCAGTAACTTCTAAAGTAAATTCCATGGCTGCCAAAAAGTGTATGAGAAGTCAGAAATAACTTACAATACGGCAGGTGTTACAGTGCACTAAGGGCATGTCTTAGGTACATTATAAAACACAGACTGAAGTGGTTCCAGGATCTAAGACTTATTACGATACAGACTGTGTGGTTGCTATTTAGGTTGAATTCCTCCTACCATGTCTACAATTTTTTCTCCCTTATTTGTTCCATTCACCACATTTAGATGCCACCATCTTGGATTTCCTTCTCAGTAAAGGAAATCCCCACTTCTCAGCATGAAACCTGAAAAGCTTTCAGTCTTAGAAGGAGCTTCTGAGCCTACATCCCACAGCCAGGTAACCTAAGCCTTGTGGAAATACAAACTGTTCACAACCTTCAGGACCTTCACAGTGAGCCAAGCTCAGGACTTAAGCCAGCACCGTTAATACCTCAAGCAGCAGACAGCACCAGTTAGTGGGGAAGTAGGAAATCAAGGAAGTGGGGAGCATTGCCAAACCACCAAAGGATTTCTGTGCATTAAAGCACCACTCttggaaaagaaatgtttgcGTTAGTTCTGCACACGCCGGTACATCTCCATGAAAATGTTGATCCAGGAGGTGCTGACTTTGTCCTGTGAGTGGGATGCTACCTCCCAGTTAACCAGACCTATCTCCAGTGGAATGCTGCTCCCTGACTAATGAACCTTGTTTCCCAGCCCACTGCAGCATCACTCCTGCACAGCAACACAGACTCCACCAAGCTGGCATGCATCGGTATCTGTGAAAAGCACATCTCTAGGTAGGGCATATGCTCTgcaatcccaaaaatccaggtTTTGAGGGAACTCCTAAGTCAATTCAGAGGGACTTCACAGCTCTAAGAATCTGACTTTTTGGCCCTTTTGAAAAATCTCACACTAGATCTTACAAAACTGGCAGTATTCACAAAAGTATAAATTAGGACTTCAAAAAGAATTCCTCCAAGAAATAAACCCCAGTCTTTCATCAAGCCAAGGCTCCATCCTGAAATAGCAAAATCCAGAAGCTGGGatcatttttcttcatctttaatGTAAAACAAGAAGAGATTTGGAAAGAACTGAAGGCAGGATTTTACTTCACAGGAGGAAATCCAAGATGGTGGCTGCAAAGTGACAAATTCCTGCTTGTGCTGTTGAATTTCTGCTGAACCAAATGAGGCTATTTAACGAGCCTGGCATTAACATGAAGTGGCCTCTTGCACCCAGATGGCCTCATTTTTTTTGGCTCAGTAGCAGAGATATCATGAGAAAAACCCCTCAATTTCCACAGAATTTAGTAAGAATATGGAGTGAtaaagcaaaagttttcttcttaAACATGGAGCTAGTCTCCAATtcatagaatttttttctttttgcttgttGATAGCAAAACTGTAGCCCTTATTCAGATCTGCAGGTTTGttgcatttgtttgttttatttcttaaggAAGCAGAAGTGTTTCCTCTCCCTCCACACCCCCAAAATGAATGCTCCACGGGGCTTGTTTGAGGAGGAAGGCTGTACGTTTATTGAAGCCACTAAGGTTGTCATTCTTTCTATGGTCATTCCTTCAAAAGGTCATTCCTTCCTTTTTTGTCCTCCTTGCTGAAGACTATTCCTTACTGGCACCTTTCTTCTTCCAGAGTTCTGTTCTGTCTGGTCTCTCCTCACACTTTTTTCAGGTTGCATTGCAGCACATCACATAACAGctgaaacacagagcagagacaCACCTAGCACTGGAGGATGGTTCCCTTCTCATCCAGCATTTCAGCTTCGTATGTTGTGTGATCAGTAGCCATTGACGTCCTAACAGAGAGATGGACTCTTATGCTCCTTCTGCCCTATCCTCCTTTTTAAAATCCACCACTGtgccaaaaaacccccaaactttgAAAGGTATTTGGAAGCTTTTTGATTTTAACATCTTTAAAGGTGTTGGGCTGGGACTTTCCCCAAAAATAGCAATAGTTAAATTAGCTAGCTATcatgttttaaatgtttgatatatatttttaagaggctttttcctttcttctgaaatGTGCCAGAAACAGGGGGTTTCTGTTCTATACAGTGGTCCCCCTCActttttttgtactgttttcAGTAGGAAGAGTGAATTAGGAAGACATGAAAGAGGCAGAGAAAATACTAAGCTCAAATAAGGGACAATTTCCTTGTTCTTCCCTTAAAAAAAGTTTCTGTTACAAATAGTTAAAAGCATCCTAAGTCCCATTCCAGTGGGGCAACATATATATCTCAAAGTGTGACAACCTGTTCAACCTAGTGGGACTTTATCTTTTAGTTAGACACTAAAAGACAAGTGTTTGCCTTGTGCTTGCAAGCAGCTGTGTACAGATGGCGATGCACTGAACTCACAGGAGAGTTTGAGCTGCAAAGCAAACAGTAAATCCATTTGGGAGtataaacatttcttttatttttttaaaattccttctaATTTTCACTCATCCTGGGAAATTTTTGCCCTTAGTGAGCTCTACAAGTCAAATCAGGCAAGCAGGACACTGCTTATTTTTCAACTCCAAGTGATGAAGGGTGGAGAAAGGATTTGTCATCGCACTTAGTTCTGGGAAGGGCTTTGGGTCCCAAACACTGTAGTCAGTAGAGAGAGATGGCAACTCCCATCTCAAATTGCAGGTATGTGAAAGCACTCTTTGGAAAAGCTCTTTTTGCTCTCCATGACTTTGGAAAGAACCCAGGTGATGAAGACAGATATAGATAGACAACAGctgtaggaaagaaaaagcctctttttttgttttttttttttttttaatcagtcaTTACTGTACAGAGGAAAAAGTttgcacacacatatataccCAGACACACAGAGTCCCCACTGGACAGAGAATTACATCCCATGAAACACAAAAGACCTCTGTGTGACCTGGAATCAGACCAGTACTTAAATGTGCTACAAGTGCATAAATAGTTTTATGTTTTTCACAGCAAATATATAAATGCTTGCAGAGCATCAGGTACGTAACTCAGCTTTGCATCCATTTGCTTTGCAGTGTTTTTAGAGTAAACTTATGTCCTTGGACACCAGCCATATGCATGTCAGGAAAATTGTGACTCAGTTTAGTTTGGTGCAACTTGCACTGAACATGTGTTTAGGGAGCTATTGTAGGAGGAAGAGAGCCTTATATTCCAGGTTAAGTCTGGGATTATGTGTCATCTGacttggcagctctggggcatTAACTGGCATCACATATCAAGTTAGGTTAATAATCTACCACTTGGTTCTGCTTGAGCAGATCTGTGTGCCCAAACTAGGGATCAGTTGACAAACCTGGAGTCGCAGGGGAAAAGGATTAGTTGCTCTGTGATCAGCAGGATGGCACTTGCCCCATGAGATGTTCCGACCTAATGCCTGGATCTGCTGTGAATCAGAAGCTACATCTGGAAAGTAGCAGTACAAGTCCAGCTCTCCAGGGACACCCATGGCAATGAAAGCAGGCTTGGATGACAAAATGACAGATACCAGCAACTTGGATGAGATATTACTAGAATGGGAGAAAATATTAAAGGATATAAAAATACCTGCTTTTTTTAACAAGATGCCCCAAGAGACTGGGAAGACTTTCCTTCACTCCAAACAAGTTGGGAATTACCTAGTAGGCAAGATGATCAACAAGGGCTCCTTTGCCAAGGTGATGGAGGGACTGCACATTCCCACAGGGGAGAAGGTAAGCTTGAAAGAAGAGGGTAACACGCACTAGAAATTACAAGTAGCCCCGCACTAATTTATGGCAGAAAATTTCAGATGTTTAATCTGAAAACCACAATCTACTCAGTGAATTATCCTCTGAACCTTATCCTCATAAATTAACCTCATAAATTCAGTTTACTGCTTATGTATAATCAATCACATGTGTGAATACATATTGAGTGCAACTATTTTCACAATTATAAAATATAGACAACAAAGATATTCTCCtcctgaaagagaaaaggatgCTGGCATAAAGACAATTTCAAATCTGCTTTGCCTAATAATCCTCACTGAGCAATTAGTGCCATGTGTCTCAACATTAAAGCTATGGACAGCACTGAGTGAAAAGTCAACCATTCCAACAACAAATATTTATATGGCAGGACAGAGATAGCATCAGTTATCTCCAGCTCAGTTGGGCTAAAGTAACATACCACCAGACACAAGTGGGTTACTCTCAAGGGAATTTCTGACTTTTACTTTTCTTGTGGCTTCAGTAGCTATGCTATCTGACTAGCTCCCCAGACCATAATAGCCAGTATGTGGAATGGCTTTTAGACTAAGTCAGAAGGGAGCATGTTAGAAGAAAAGTGTGGTATGTTTCAGACACAGTTACAAGTCAAACATGAAGGGATTTTTGCATTTCAGAATATTTCatatatgcatttttattaatGCAATGAGACTGACAGATATGACAGACATCAGCCTTCTTGTTTTGGCCTTcaagagaaatgaaaagcatATTCTTCCATCAGGAACATCATGTGATTCTGATTATCAACACCATTTCAAAAAAAACATCTCCCCCATGTCATCTTACTCCCTATCCCCCTGAAAACTAATCCTTGTTGCAAAGCTTGTTGCTAATTTGCAAATATCCTGCCATTTAGGTAGCCATAAAAGTCATTGACAAGAGGAAAGCCAAGCAGGATTactatgttttaaaaaacatgaaGCGTGAGCCGCGAATACACCAGATGGTTAAGCACCCCAACATTGTTCGGCTATATGAGACCTTGGAGACTGACAACTCCTATTACATGGTGATGGAGCTGTGCCTCGGTGGGGACCTCCTGGACAGAATCTGTGACAAAAAGAGGCTGGTGGAACAGGAAGTAAGGAGATACACCAGGCAAATTCTGTCAGCAGTAGAGCACCTGCATTCCCAGGGGATTGTTCACAGGTAAGATGTTTCTCCTCTTTCAAATAGTAAGAAAAGGAAGCGTGCAAGAACATAGAGTTCTCTTCTTCACCAAGAgcatatctttatttttttcatcacaAAAACAGGGATTAAAAAGAAGACTATGTTCTCTCAGCTCATATTaacaaagcattttattttcagtagtgGTTAGTACTGTTATGAGTTGTTATGAACCCCTTATGCAGCGAAGTAAAAAAGATACTTATCCCAGAGACTAGAGCAGATGAGCACAACAAACCAATACTTTGCCACAATTGTCTCAGAATTAGTTCATGGCAAATGaactaattttaataattttaataattttataattttataataactTTAatcattttatcattttaaaataatttgaaattattcaaatattttagtGTGGCTATGCATATGAATATTGTTGTCCTTTGGTTAGCCACAATGTATTGAAATAACCACAGACCACTCAGAACAGAAATCCAAGGAATCACAGCCCACTGCTTATCAAGAGGACATGTCCTGCAGGTGGTTGATGACTCTCTGTGTTGGATTTTGCATTACAAGGATAGATCATGAATTCAGTCACTGCTATAGGAACCTGAGCACCCATGCAAGGAGAGCTGATCTTCCTCTCTATAAGGGATCTTGGCACAAATGTCAAGAGCagcagaataaaacttccatttTAGCTGGAAGAATAGGCAAGATGCAGTTTTTCCCACCgtttttctgttttacttaATGATTCACAGTCAATCAGattcttaattttaaatggtAAATGCACTCACCAAGAAAGCCCACAGGACCTAAAAAGTAATCCAGTTGACTCCATCGTTACAGCAACCATGAAACAAATAAGCTGTAAATGTGATGTTTCAGCATTTACAAGTGTTTTGTGACTCAAAATGCTTACAGTCCACCACTTCATTATATTGAATTTGTCAATTAATAAGGAATGGTCAAGAAAGAAATAGTCAGTATCTGACCTAGAGAATTTAAAcgaacaacaaaaccaaaaaaaacaccagaaaacaaATGCAAGGGGCTTCACCCATTTAGTCCAGGCtgacatccctgccctgctggttTCCTAACTAATCTATTTTACAGCATTTCTTCAGTGCTCACTATCATAACATTTATGTTCTTCCCATGACAACATTCGCCATTAATTTCTCAAGTCCTGTTCCCATTTTTTCATTTGGAATAATTCTTCACAGTGAGCTGGAGACTAGCCTGACTTCTCACCCTacttctgtctttttctgttgTTCATGCTTTGCTGGAAAAGCTTTGTGGGAGAGAAGAATTTTGCTGCACACCCTGAGAGTAGGCAGGTACAAAGTCATGTGAGCTCCTCTGGTGATTTGATTTACTATCAAACTGCCCATACCAAAGGAAAATTCATTCCTGCCTCTCCAGCACTTTGTCACAGAGTTTATGAAGTTGCATGGCCTGGCGGGAGCCCAGTCACAGGTGTAGGTTGAGTCAGCAGTACTTCAACTTGTGACCTGCTTCTAGCTTTGAGATTCAGAGCTGTGGCCTTGACCTCTCACCAGAAGCAGATTGGGAAGGATCTGGAAGGGCTTCCCCgctcagctcctccagctgcagtgATTTATTGCAACTCACTGCAGAGGTTAAACCAACATGGATAATTGTGGGTGTATCCTCTTTTGAAAGGAAGGCATCAGTGTTTCCAGAAAGATGAGGGAAGAAGTAGAAAAGTTACCTCACAAATCCAGTCTGGTTTTCCCATATAAGCACTGAGGAAAACTCAACACCTTGCATCGCTTTAACACAAGGAAAGGAGGGTTCCCAAGCTGCCTGTTGGGAACAGCTGCTGATCTGTGGAGAGGATCCTGGTAGAATCACACCAGTTATGAGTTCATAATTGTGTGCCAATGCTTGGGTCTATGCCAAGCATTGAGGTGTTTGCTGATAGTAGGGTCTCATCCCTAAGCTCATCGCTTAGGAATGtgttaatttaatttacttttctcCAAAGTGCTTTATGGGCGCTCCTGATTTTTAACCCTGCATGTATCTcagaaaaacaatattttctacTGTCTTAACAATATACCTGCTGAAAAACTGGTCAATTTTGTAGCTGTTTTTAGTCCAAACTCATATATCTCAAGCGAAATTTGATCCTATGTTTGGACAGCTATTTGGTGTCTTAACCTTTACGTCTCCAATCCATCACTAAAATCAGCACTGATGCACCAAATCCTTACAGGTTAAATTGAGTCCACATTTCAGAGTAAAGGTAGTAACCTTTCTTGTCCATGCAAGATCATAGTTGATCTTTTGTCACAGTTGCCAAAACGACCCAGAAGACGGAGCATTGACGCCCAGCATTTTACTGTGCCAGATATAAGAAGGCTCAGGCACAAGAGCTGGCTCAACAGCTCCACAAGCTAACACTCATCAACTGAGTTCTGCTTACTATCCCTGTGCCTGCTCTGGACATGGCCAAGCGGTGAGGTAATGCATCTGAGCTTAGAAACCTCAAATAAAGACGTGTAAGCTAAATCCCATTGCCTTGCAACTGGATTGGCGTGGCGCGTGCGCAGACAGCTACCGACCCCTGCAGCTGGCGCTTGCAAGGTGACAGTAACTTACTTGTTTGTACAGTTCCTAATTTTTCCTGCCTGTTTTTCCTGGATATTTTCCCTCCCCTCATATAAAAATGTCATATATTCCTTTGAATCCCTACTGAACCAAAGTCCTGGAGAAACATCACAAGCTGCCCTCtaggctctctctctctctgaagaCCCCATGggaatgaggaggaaaaaaaatcatggtgtTGCTTAAATTTACAACATTCCTTGGGAAGtttcccttggaaaaaaaaaagaacatgatGTATCTTTGATGTAAGATAAGTTCTGACATTATGCAAACTTTCATAGTGACCATTATCATGTTTTTCAGGCAAGAAAGTCTACATTTTTATTAACTCTGTGAGCAGTCAGCTCAGCCTAAAGAACAGCAGTTGTAGCAATCATAGCAAACATAACATTATTTAATGGCAGTGAGTAAAAGTCATCAGAGTGCACTGTGGGGTGCTAAATCTAATAGAAATGTCAGATTTGCAGTAGCCTGAAacccaaattattttaaaccacAGCATTTCAGTGCATAGGGTTATGACACAGGCAGGCTATGAACAAACTTACCTTAAATCTACCTCTCAGCTTTTGGACACTGGTTAATTTGGCACTCCAGTAAACATGCTATTCAAATTAAAACTTATTAAAGAGATATCATTAAaaccatccccatccccattctcAGCCTGGGGTAGCAGAGGGTTTTGAATGCAATGCTGTCCCATCCAGAGCCACAGAGTTAAAAGGATGCTCCCCTAAACCCACCCACCACGACCACCTCCAGGCTTGATCCCCTGCAGCAATGCAGGGCTGTTCATGCAACCCCAGTCCACCCAGCCCTTGTGCCTTATTCCCATCACTCCTTCTGGTTTGTCCTCCAAGGTCTCCCCCAGAGTTGACAAAAGCGCTTCGCAGATTCAGAGCAGGTGGGAGGGAAATCCAGGACTTAGAAAAGCATTGCAGGATCATTGCCTGGCCCCCAGCTCAGAAATTGCACTGGCTGAGAACTCCTCCACAATGACAAATATTTCACTTGCCACTTCAGGCACTCCCCACAGCAAGGCATTATTCtggcttttgcttttaatttggaAATATGTAAATGCTCAGTAAAGAACCTGAGCCAGTATTTTCCTTGCAGCTTGGATTACATCTTCCTGTAATCCTATTGATTCTGTTTACATGAACATCACCAAAGATGTCTCTACTTTCATGGTAGCTGTCTCCAATGCAGCTTTGGTACATATCCCCTCTTTTACAAGCAAGGCAAATCTCACTTTCCAGTTCCCCTCTCACCCTTCACATTTCCCAGGCACTACTTACTTGcaaagaaatcagaaatattCAGCAGTGCTCAATACTCCAAAAAGCCAAATGAACTGTGGTCCAATATGTGCAACATTTTactcaaaagaagaaataaatgcaat is part of the Poecile atricapillus isolate bPoeAtr1 chromosome 3, bPoeAtr1.hap1, whole genome shotgun sequence genome and encodes:
- the LOC131578092 gene encoding hormonally up-regulated neu tumor-associated kinase homolog A-like, with product MAMKAGLDDKMTDTSNLDEILLEWEKILKDIKIPAFFNKMPQETGKTFLHSKQVGNYLVGKMINKGSFAKVMEGLHIPTGEKVAIKVIDKRKAKQDYYVLKNMKREPRIHQMVKHPNIVRLYETLETDNSYYMVMELCLGGDLLDRICDKKRLVEQEVRRYTRQILSAVEHLHSQGIVHRDLKIENFLLDENNNIKIIEV